A single genomic interval of Spirosoma linguale DSM 74 harbors:
- a CDS encoding conserved hypothetical protein (KEGG: hypothetical protein), translated as MKKFITLGLLTCVALAGCRTPKMGTTSAQTEKLVTNIAFGSCSDQKRPQPLWDDIVAQKPDVWIWLGDNIYGDSEVMDTLSAKYARQKSNSVYQQLRQQTSIIGVWDDHDYGVNDGGKEYPKRKESQQLMLDFLDVPKTSPLRTQEGGYSAHTYGPKGQRVKVILLDARYFRDPLKKDGKANVPDPSGDMLGEGQWKWLEQQLTKSDADVHIIGSGVQVLPEEHVYEKWANFPTARKRLLDLIAKTKPKGAIFISGDRHMAEVSKVSVPGLGYDLFDITSSGLTHVSAPHVEPNRHRVGDIVSKLNYGLITIDWNAKPLKATVRINGDEQATYLTQEITF; from the coding sequence ATGAAAAAATTCATTACCCTTGGCCTGCTCACTTGTGTCGCATTGGCCGGGTGCCGTACGCCCAAAATGGGTACGACTTCTGCTCAAACGGAAAAGCTAGTTACAAACATTGCCTTTGGATCGTGCAGTGACCAGAAACGACCACAGCCGCTTTGGGATGATATTGTGGCGCAAAAACCGGACGTATGGATCTGGCTGGGCGACAACATATATGGCGATTCGGAGGTAATGGATACGCTGAGTGCTAAATACGCCCGACAAAAGTCGAACTCAGTGTATCAGCAATTGCGGCAACAGACGTCTATTATTGGTGTATGGGACGACCACGATTATGGCGTTAACGATGGCGGCAAGGAATATCCGAAGCGGAAAGAGAGTCAGCAACTGATGCTCGATTTTCTGGACGTTCCCAAAACCAGTCCGTTGCGCACCCAGGAAGGTGGCTATTCCGCCCATACATACGGCCCTAAAGGCCAGCGGGTGAAAGTTATTTTACTGGATGCCCGTTATTTCCGCGACCCGTTAAAGAAAGACGGGAAAGCCAACGTGCCCGACCCATCGGGTGATATGCTGGGCGAAGGGCAGTGGAAATGGCTGGAGCAGCAACTTACCAAATCGGACGCCGACGTGCATATTATTGGTAGTGGCGTTCAGGTGCTGCCCGAAGAACACGTTTATGAAAAATGGGCCAACTTCCCCACCGCCCGCAAACGGCTGCTGGATTTGATCGCCAAAACAAAGCCAAAGGGTGCCATCTTCATCAGTGGCGACCGGCATATGGCCGAAGTCTCGAAAGTAAGTGTGCCCGGTCTTGGTTACGACCTCTTCGATATTACGAGCAGTGGCCTTACCCACGTATCGGCTCCGCACGTAGAACCCAACCGCCACCGGGTAGGTGACATCGTTTCCAAACTAAACTACGGCCTGATTACCATTGACTGGAATGCCAAACCGCTGAAAGCCACCGTCCGCATCAATGGCGACGAGCAGGCAACGTATTTAACGCAGGAGATAACGTTTTAA